A single region of the Oreochromis niloticus isolate F11D_XX linkage group LG19, O_niloticus_UMD_NMBU, whole genome shotgun sequence genome encodes:
- the LOC109196048 gene encoding platelet-activating factor receptor-like: MEIIQSVTMTTMSSVESTTINLFLDSEFRYVLIPVSYIIFFILGLISNLYVLFVLRCLHQAKAMGEIHIYMTNLTIADLLFVCALPFWIDYYMREGDWVYGDFMCRVTGTFFFINTYGTILFLAAISINRYWAVTRPLDAASSDHRIRGIIVCICIWAFIVAMSVPFLVSPGINVHRKNNTDIRRCFEGYQGGTNDKKKKVVVTHFLIIGLFFVVFLLIVMCNILIARSLIFKNSPQSESQSSGTQSKKPNLTSTFKRPTGVKRRALQMLLAVVGVFVLCFLPHHVVQGPWVLAVLEIEDGFGHVNYNETTRQLLSDAHQITLVLMGLNCILDPVVYYFATGKFRGLIKARIKKLIPCTQTQSYHLNQPASPVWTLGGNQRPHIKATKAGRQDQTPHTERSSVVIA, from the coding sequence ATGGAAATCATTCAATCAGTTACTATGACAACAATGAGTAGTGTGGAGTCCACAACCATTAATCTGTTCCTGGACTCTGAGTTTCGTTATGTGCTCATCCCAGTCTCCtacatcatcttcttcatcctGGGCTTGATCTCTAACCTCTACGTGCTGTTTGTCCTGCGCTGCCTTCATCAAGCCAAGGCCATGGGAGAAATCCACATCTACATGACCAACTTAACTATCGCTgatcttctgtttgtgtgtgctctTCCCTTTTGGATTGACTACTATATGCGTGAGGGAGACTGGGTTTATGGAGATTTCATGTGCCGGGTGACAGGCACCTTCTTTTTCATCAACACCTACGGCACCATCCTGTTCCTTGCAGCCATCAGCATCAACAGATACTGGGCGGTGACTCGGCCTCTGGACGCAGCCTCGTCGGACCACAGAATTCGTGGAATTATTGTTTGTATTTGTATCTGGGCGTTTATTGTGGCGATGTCTGTTCCTTTTCTGGTGAGTCCAGGGATCAACGTGCACCGTAAAAACAACACTGACATACGTCGCTGTTTTGAGGGATACCAGGGTGGAACTAatgacaagaagaaaaaagtggttgtaactcattttttaataattggattgttttttgttgtctttttactCATTGTGATGTGCAATATCCTTATTGCTCgaagtttaatttttaaaaactctccTCAGTCGGAAAGTCAGTCTTCAGGAACACAGTCTAAAAAACCCAATTTAACGTCAACGTTTAAACGACCCACAGGGGTAAAACGGAGGGCTCTCCAGATGTTGCTGGCAGTGGTGGGAGTGTTTGTTCTGTGTTTCCTGCCACACCACGTAGTTCAAGGCCCCTGGGTTCTGGCAGTGCTGGAGATCGAAGACGGCTTTGGCCACGTGAATTACAACGAGACCACTCGTCAGTTGCTGAGCGACGCTCATCAGATCACCCTGGTTCTTATGGGCCTCAACTGCATTTTGGATCCTGTAGTTTATTATTTTGCCACAGGGAAGTTTAGAGGACTCATCAAGGCCCGCATTAAAAAATTAATCCCATGCACCCAAACTCAGAGCTACCACTTAAACCAGCCTGCATCACCTGTTTGGACTCTGGGAGGAAATCAGAGGCCTCATATCAAAGCCACAAAGGCCGGGAGGCAGGATCAAACTCCTCACACTGAAAGGAGCTCAGTGGTCATTGCATAA